The DNA window TGCTCCTTGCCCACCGCCAGATGGGTGTGCTCGCGGCCGGTGAAGCCGCCCAGCGATTCCCAGGCCTTCACCGCCACATGGCCATTGGTTTCCGGGGCCAGGTGCAGGATCACTTCGGCCGCGTCGATCGCGGTCGAGATGGCCGGCCGGCCCTGGCTGACGCCCTCCTCGTGCACGGTGTGGTTCAACTTGCCGAGGAACTCCACCTCGTGCTTCGTGTCCCAGTTCATGCCCTTGCCACCATTGCCGTGCTTGTCCAGCAGCGGCCCCAGCGAGGTGAACTTGCGATACAGGTTCGGGTAATCGCGCTCCACCACCGTCATCGACGGCATGGTCTGGCCGGGGATGGCCTCGCACTCGCCCTTCTTCCAGTCGGCCACGCCGAACGGCATGCCCAGCTCGTTGGGGGTGTCGTGCAGGGTCGGCACCAGCACCAGGTCCTTCTCCACCCCCAGCACGCCGGGCGCCATTTCGCTTACGGTGCGCGCAACCTCCTTGAAGATGTCCCAGTCACTGCGCGATTCCCACGCCGGGTCCACCGCCTTCGACAGCGGATGGATGAACGGATGCATGTCCGAGGTGTTGAGATCGTCCTTCTCGTACCAGGTGGCCGTCGGCAGCACGATGTCCGAATACAACGCGGTGGTACACATGCGGAAGTCCAGCGTCACCAGCAGGTCGAGCTTGCCTTCCGGCGCCTCGTCGCGCCACTTCACTTCCTCCGGCTTCACCGCCCCCATCTCGCCCAGGTCCTTGCCCTGCAGGCCGTGGCGGGTACCCAGCAGGTGCCGCAGCATGTACTCGTGGCCCTTGCCCGACGAACCCAGCAGGTTCGAGCGCCAGATGAACATCATCCGTGGGTGGTTCTGCTGCGCGTCCGGATCGGCAAAGGCGAAGTCCAGCGAACCGTCCTTGAACTTGCCCAGTGCGTAATCGGCAGGGGCCACGCCGGCCGCTTCGGCCTCGCGCACCAGCTGCAGCGGATTGCGGTCAAGCTGCGGCGCGCATGGCAACCAGCCCATGCGCACGGCGCGCAGGTTCAGGTCGGCCAGACTGCCGCTGTACTTGCTGGCGTCGGCCAGCGGTGACAGCAGCTCGTCCACCTGCAGCTTCTCGTAGCGCCACTGCCCGGTGTTGAAGTAGAAGAACGACGTACCGTTCATATGGCGCGGCGGCTTGCTCCAGTCCAGGCCGAACGCCAGCGGCTGCCAGCCGGTCTGCGGGCGCAGCTTTTCCTGGCCCACGTAGTGCGCCCAGCCGCCACCGGTCTGGCCCACGCAACCGCACATGATCAACATGTTGATCAGGCCGCGGTAGTTCATGTCGTTGTGGAACCAGTGGTTCATGCCCGCGCCGACGATGATCATCGAGCGGCCATGGGTCTTGTCGGCGGTACGCGCGAACTCGCGGGCGATCTCGATCACCTCGCCACGCGGCACGCCGGTGATGCGTTCCTGCCAGGCCGGCGTGCCCGGCACGTTCTCATCGAAGCTCGTGGCGACATTGGCGCCGCCGAAACCGCGGTCCACGCCGTACTGCGCCAGCAGCAGGTCATAGACCGTCGCCACCAGGGTCTCGCTGCCATCGGCCGTGGCCAGGCGGCGCACCGGGATGTTGCGGTCCAGTACTTCCTCGGCCGGGGCGGCCGTCCAGCCGTCACTCTCGATGCCACCGAAATACGGGAAGCTGACCGCCTCGATGCCATCGTTGGCATCGGACAGGCTCAAGCGCAGGCGCGTATCCGCCCCGTTGCTGGCCTTCTCCTCGATGTTCCAGCGACCCTTTTCGCCCCAGCGGAAACCGATCGAACCGTTCGGCACCACGATCTGGCCACTGGTCTCGTCGTAAGCGAGGGTCTTCCAGTCCGGGTTGTTGGCCTCGCCCAATCCACCCAGCTCACTGGCGCGCAGGAAACGCCCGGCCACCAGGCGGCCGTCGGCGCGACGCTCCAGGCGCACCAGCATCGGCATGTCCGAGTACTGGCGGCAGTAGTCCTGGAAGTACTGCGACGGTGAATCGACATGGAACTCGCGCAGGATCACGTGACCAAAGGCGAACGCCAACGCGGCGTCGGTGCCCTGCTTCGGGTGCAGCCAGTGATCGGTCAGCTTGGCCAGCTCGGAATAGTCCGGGCAGATCGAGACCGTCTTGGTGCCGTTGTAGCGCGCCTCGGTGAAGAAGTGCGCATCGGGTGTACGCGTCTGCGGCACGTTCGAGCCCCAGGCGATGATGTAGCGGCTGTTGTACCAGTCAGCCGATTCGGGCACGTCGGTCTGCTCGCCCCAGACCTGCGGCGAAGCCGGCGGCAGATCGCAATACCAGTCATAGAAGGACAGGCAGGCACCGCCCAGCAGCGACAGGTAACGCGCACCGGCGGCGTAGGACACCATCGACATCGCCGGAATCGGCGAGAAGCCGACCACGCGGTCCGGTCCGTACTGCTTCACCGTATACAGGTTGGAGGCCGCGATGATCTCGTTGGCCTCTTCCCAGTTCAGCCGCACGAAACCACCCATGCCGCGCCGGGTCTTGTACGAGCGCGCCTTTTCCTTGTCCTCCACGATGCTGGCCCACGCATCCACTGGCCCCTGGGTCCTGCGCGCTTCGCGCCACAGGCGCAGCAGCGTGCCGCGGATCAGCGGGTACTTCAGTCGGTTGGCGCTGTAGAGGTACCAGGAATAGCTGGCGCCACGCGGGCAGCCACGCGGTTCGTGGTTGGGCAGGTCCGGGCGCGTGCGCGGGTAATCGGTCTGCTGGGTTTCCCAGGTCACCAGGCCATTCTTGACGTAGATCTTCCAACTGCACGAACCGGTGCAGTTCACACCGTGGGTTGAACGCACGATCTTGTCGTACTGCCAGCGCTGGCGGTAACTGTTCTCCCAGTCACGGCCTTCGCTCTTGGCAAACCCATGGCCATCGGCAAAGGGCTGGGGGTCACGCTTGAAGAACTGCAAGCGATCAAGGAAATAACTCATCGGGGGTCTCCCTTTGCGGACATCTGCATCGTGGCTGTGTGTGTCATCTGGCTGCGGTGCGTTTTCATGTCAGCAAGGCGTCTCTGCGCCGCGCCGGTAGTACCACCACCAGGTCACGGCCAGGCAGGTGACATAGAAAACGACGAACCCGTACAGCGCCATGTCGGGGCTGCCGGTCAACGTGATCGAAGAGCCGTAGCTCTTGGGAATGAAGAAGCCGCCGTAGGCACCGATCGCACCGGAGAAGCCCACGACCGCGGCCGACTCGATGCTGGCCTGGTGCGCCGACGCGGCCTTGCCTTCCGCATTGGCACCTGCCGACAGGCGCTCATGCAGCGTGCGGAAGATCACCGGGATCATGCGGAAGGTGGTGCCGTTGCCGATGCCACTGAGCACGAACAGCGCCATGAAGCTGAAGAGGAAGCCGTAGAAATTGCCGCCCTGGCCATCGCTGGGCAGGAAATGCAGCACGCCGAACACCGCTGCGATCATCAGCGCGAACACCCAGAACGTCAGCCGCGCACCGCCCCAGCGGTCAGCCATGCTGCCGCCCACCGAGCGCATCAGCGCACCCAGCAACGGGCCGATGAAGGCGTAGGCCAGCGGGTTCACGGCGGGGAACTGGCTCTTCACCAGCATCGGGAAGCCGGCCGAGAAACCGATGTAGGAACCGA is part of the Stenotrophomonas lactitubi genome and encodes:
- a CDS encoding nitrate reductase subunit alpha; protein product: MSYFLDRLQFFKRDPQPFADGHGFAKSEGRDWENSYRQRWQYDKIVRSTHGVNCTGSCSWKIYVKNGLVTWETQQTDYPRTRPDLPNHEPRGCPRGASYSWYLYSANRLKYPLIRGTLLRLWREARRTQGPVDAWASIVEDKEKARSYKTRRGMGGFVRLNWEEANEIIAASNLYTVKQYGPDRVVGFSPIPAMSMVSYAAGARYLSLLGGACLSFYDWYCDLPPASPQVWGEQTDVPESADWYNSRYIIAWGSNVPQTRTPDAHFFTEARYNGTKTVSICPDYSELAKLTDHWLHPKQGTDAALAFAFGHVILREFHVDSPSQYFQDYCRQYSDMPMLVRLERRADGRLVAGRFLRASELGGLGEANNPDWKTLAYDETSGQIVVPNGSIGFRWGEKGRWNIEEKASNGADTRLRLSLSDANDGIEAVSFPYFGGIESDGWTAAPAEEVLDRNIPVRRLATADGSETLVATVYDLLLAQYGVDRGFGGANVATSFDENVPGTPAWQERITGVPRGEVIEIAREFARTADKTHGRSMIIVGAGMNHWFHNDMNYRGLINMLIMCGCVGQTGGGWAHYVGQEKLRPQTGWQPLAFGLDWSKPPRHMNGTSFFYFNTGQWRYEKLQVDELLSPLADASKYSGSLADLNLRAVRMGWLPCAPQLDRNPLQLVREAEAAGVAPADYALGKFKDGSLDFAFADPDAQQNHPRMMFIWRSNLLGSSGKGHEYMLRHLLGTRHGLQGKDLGEMGAVKPEEVKWRDEAPEGKLDLLVTLDFRMCTTALYSDIVLPTATWYEKDDLNTSDMHPFIHPLSKAVDPAWESRSDWDIFKEVARTVSEMAPGVLGVEKDLVLVPTLHDTPNELGMPFGVADWKKGECEAIPGQTMPSMTVVERDYPNLYRKFTSLGPLLDKHGNGGKGMNWDTKHEVEFLGKLNHTVHEEGVSQGRPAISTAIDAAEVILHLAPETNGHVAVKAWESLGGFTGREHTHLAVGKEHEAIRFRDIQAQPRKIISSPIWSGLEDDNVSYNAGYTNVHELIPWRTVTGRQQFYQDHEWMIDFGEAFMSYRPPVNTRTIEPLLNQRSNGNKEIVLNWITPHQKWGIHSTYSDNLIMQTLSRGGPIVWISEDDAHSAGIVDNDWIELFNVNGAIAARAVVSQRVMPGMAMMYHAQERIINVPGSEISGTRGGIHNSVTRIVLKPTHMIGGYAQLAYGFNYYGTCGTNRDEFVIVRKMDKVDWLDGEAVPAAAKEVV